A genomic segment from Triticum dicoccoides isolate Atlit2015 ecotype Zavitan chromosome 1A, WEW_v2.0, whole genome shotgun sequence encodes:
- the LOC119279905 gene encoding glutathione S-transferase 1-like: MYTTKSIIPKDLLVLRLGSTTSQLILVSKKIMAPVKVYGLPMNGSVARVLACLEEVGAEYEVVAVDLHTGEHKRLPHLARNPFGQVPAFQDGDLVLFESRAISKYILRKGSSDLLRENNLSESAMVDVWLDVESQKFDSVMLPIIFQGLVIPVYMGGTSDLKVLEENLEKLKEIMEVYEERLSKYKYLAGDFISLADISHFPMVHLLHETPYAAVLDAYPHVKAWIAGVMDRPTVKKVMGLMKTFG, translated from the exons ATGTACACCACAAAATCCATCATTCCCAAGGATCTCCTTGTCCTTCGTCTTGGCTCCACAACATCACAACTGATACTAGTAAGTAAGAAAATAATGGCTCCGGTGAAGGTGTACGGGCTGCCCATGAACGGAAGCGTGGCGCGCGTTCTGGCATGCCTAGAGGAAGTGGGAGCTGAGTATGAGGTCGTGGCCGTCGACCTACACACCGGCGAGCACAAGAGGCTGCCACATCTTGCTCGTAAT CCCTTCGGCCAGGTCCCTGCGTTCCAGGATGGAGACCTGGTCCTCTTTG AATCACGTGCAATCTCAAAGTATATACTTCGGAAAGGATCATCAGATTTACTGAGGGAAAACAACCTCTCTGAGTCCGCAATGGTTGATGTGTGGCTTGACGTCGAATCCCAGAAATTTGACAGCGTCATGCTGCCAATCATCTTTCAAGGTCTCGTCATCCCGGTTTACATGGGTGGGACTAGCGATCTCAAAGTTCTTGAAGAAAACCTAGAGAAACTGAAGGAAATCATGGAAGTCTATGAGGAACGCTTGTCCAAGTACAAGTACTTGGCAGGAGATTTCATTAGCTTAGCGGACATTAGTCATTTCCCAATGGTTCACCTATTGCATGAAACTCCCTATGCGGCGGTGCTTGATGCATATCCACATGTGAAAGCATGGATTGCTGGCGTAATGGATCGGCCTACTGTGAAGAAGGTCATGGGGCTTATGAAGACATTTGGTTGA